A single genomic interval of Osmia lignaria lignaria isolate PbOS001 chromosome 9, iyOsmLign1, whole genome shotgun sequence harbors:
- the vito gene encoding nucleolar protein viriato produces MFNLVGSGVLGIYINVCTMVQTKMQPKLLNVNRIPHRPKKRRKITVVFDEKKRRDFLKGFRKRKLQRKEKAAEKLQQQLKEERKKIKQGVREEYKSLVSSRDIPEIQQLLSQHEYETEGHTISILELNVADLTDNALIGENKSNIETEENEKEESDNNSEDEEEIEGMPLNEKTKSTTSKKTIENKLIGNQKDLKKAIKKATLKQVKKSKVFQRKQKLERQKNKKESMRKQKRNEKIRKHNGKLKKKLNDQMIYIASKIF; encoded by the exons ATGTTTAATCTTGTTGGATCTGGAGTTCTTGGGATATACATAAATGTATGTACAATGGTGCAAACAAAAATGCAACCAAAGTTACTCAATgtaaacagaatacctcatcgACCAAAAAAACGTAGGAAGATAACTGTTGTATTTGATGAGAAAAAAAGACG AGACTTTTTAAAAGGATTTcgtaaaagaaaattacaaCGAAAAGAAAAAGCTGCAGAAAAATTGCAACAACAGTTGAAGGAAGAACGAAAGAAGATTAAACAAGGA GTACGAGAAGAGTATAAAAGCTTGGTATCAAGTCGGGATATTCCTGAAATTCAACAATTATTATCTCAACATGAATATGAAACAGAGGGGCATACCATTAGTATCTTGGAGCTAAATGTTGCAGATCTGACAGACAATGCATTAATTGGTGAAAATAAAAGTAACattgaaacagaagaaaatgagaaagagGAAAGTGATAACAATTctgaagatgaagaagagatTGAAGGAATGcctttaaatgaaaaaactaaAAGCACAACTTCAAAGAaaactattgaaaataaattaattgggAATCAGAAAGACTTGAAGAAAGCAATAAAGAAAGCTACATTAAAACAAGTAAAAAAGAGTAAAGTATTCCAACGAAAACAGAAATTAGAACGccaaaaaaataagaaagaaagtaTGAGGAAACAAAAACGTAATGAGAAAATTCGGAAACATAATGGAAAgcttaaaaaaaagttaaa TGACCAGATGATTTACATTGCTTCAAAGATTTTTTGA
- the ATPsynF gene encoding ATP synthase, subunit F, translated as MATPPTDPSVVNPITKWVRIGDYPVGYDPAKHGPYNPSRYYGPADTPFGELKIKEIPAWIGRRNLTPQGVAGLFSRALWRWQMTWVLPRKSSPAPIFQFFIAGSTLFYLLNYLRLRGHRSYKYH; from the exons ATGGCAACACCACCGACAGATCCGTCAGTCGTAAATCCTATAACAAAATGGGTTAGAATTGGGGATTATCCCGTGGGATACGATCCAGCAAAACATGGACCATACAATCCTTCCCGATACTATGGGCCAG CCGATACACCATTTGGCGaactaaaaattaaagaaataccaGCATGGATTGGTCGCCGTAACCTGACACCCCAAGGAGTGGCAGGACTATTCTCCCGAG CTTTGTGGCGTTGGCAAATGACATGGGTGCTACCTAGGAAAAGTTCACCGGcgccaattttccaatttttcattgCAGGCTCCACACTGTTTTATTTACTGAACTATTTACGTCTTA GGGGCCACAGGAGCTACAAGTATCATTAA
- the Agps gene encoding alkyldihydroxyacetonephosphate synthase isoform X2, with product MQDLLKWNGWGYKDSEFRINEKNIIEFTGDRYPIGNKELPYFTQWVKDMFGVDLNKKQPSQPMPTNLPEPIISLELLEAIQELKIEYSTKGIDRLVRAHGHTLRDIYLLRHGSFKRVPDIVVWPKCHEDVVKIIKLCAHYGSVCIPFGGGTSVSGAASCPENERRTIILLDTSQMNRILWLDRENLIICCETGIIGQDLERQLRLQGLTSGHEPDSYEFSSLGGWVATRASGMKKNRYGNIEDLVVRVRMVTGRIDDPEITLERGTLVPRASCGPDFDHVILGSEGTLGVITEVVLKIRPIPKIVKYGSIVFPNFQTGVSALRQVAKDRCQPASIRLMDNEQFHFGQALKPEPGWGGLIVQGLKQAYITRIKRFKFDQMCVATLLFEGDTAADVAAQEKKVYNIAKRYNGVPAGESNGERGYVLTFVIAYIRDMGLNYYVLAESFETSVAWNRTVFLCRNVKSRVARECYARGVEHYFISCRITQTYDSGCCVYFYLAINYNKLSNPVEAYESIEHIARQEILANGGSLSHHHGVGKLRSCFYPNAVGEVGVSLYRAAKAHLDPHNIFAAGNLDPRCVSKL from the exons AT GCAAGATTTATTGAAGTGGAATGGCTGGGGATACAAGGATTCAGAATTTCGTATAAAcgaaaaaaatatcatcgaatttACTGGCGACAG GTATCCCATTGGAAATAAGGAACTTCCATATTTCACACAATGGGTCAAAGACATGTTTGGCGTAGACCTGAACAAAAAGCAACCATCTCAACCGATGCCAACGAACTTACCGGAACCAATTATTTCATTGGAATTATTGGAAGCGATTCAAGAGTTAAAAATCGAATATTCCACGAAAGGTATCGATCGATTAGTTAGAGCACACGGACACACGCTTCGCGATATTTATCTTCTGAGACATGGGTCGTTCAAGAGGGTACCGGACATCGTTGTATGGCCAA AATGCCACGAGGACGTCgttaaaataatcaaattatgcGCTCACTACGGATCAGTTTGTATCCCGTTCGGCGGTGGAACAAGCGTCAGTGGTGCAGCCTCTTGTCCAGAAAATGAACGAAGAACGATAATATTACTGGACACATCGCAGATGAACAGGATATTATGGTTAGACAGGGAGAATCTAATCATCTGCTGCGAGACTGGTATTATCGGTCAGGATCTCGAAAGGCAACTCCGACTGCAAGGTCTGACTTCCGGTCACGAACCTGATTCTTACGAATTTTCTAG TTTAGGTGGATGGGTTGCCACAAGGGCAAGTGGCATGAAGAAGAATCGATATGGAAACATTGAAGACTTAGTCGTACGAGTAAGAATGGTTACCGGTAGGATAGATGACCCGGAAATAACGTTGGAAAGGGGCACATTGGTTCCACGAGCTTCTTGTGGTCCTGATTTCGATCACGTGATACTTGGTAGCGAAGGTACACTGGGTGTCATCACAGAAGTTGTATTGAAGATTAGGCCAATACCAAAAATAGTCAAATACGGTAGCATAGTTTTCCCAAATTTTCAAACTGGCGTGTCAGCATTGCGACAG GTAGCCAAGGATCGATGCCAGCCCGCTAGTATACGTTTAATGGACAATGAACAGTTCCACTTTGGTCAGGCCTTGAAACCAGAACCTGGCTGGGGTGGTTTAATTGTACAAGGGTTGAAACAAGCCTACATCACAAGGATAAAACGTTTTAAATTCGATCAAATGTGCGTTGCTACGCTTCTTTTCGAAGGTGACACAGCTGCGGACGTGGCGGCGCAAGAAAAGAAAGTTTACAATATTGCCAAGCGGTACAATGGTGTTCCAGCGGGAGAATCAAACGGTGAACGAGGATACGTTTTAACGTTTGTTATAGCTTACATTCGAGACATGGGATTGAATTATTACGTTTTGGCCGAGTCTTTCGAGACCTCCGTCGCTTGGAACCGTACGGTTTTCCTGTGTAGGAATGTGAAATCACGTGTGGCTAGAGAGTGTTACGCGCGTGGTGTGGAACATTACTTCATATCTTGTCGTATCACGCAAACGTACGACTCTGGTTGTTGTGTTTACTTCTACCTGGCAATCAATTACAACAAACTATCGAATCCGGTTGAAGCATACGAAAGTATCGAACACATTGCGCGTCAAGAGATTCTCGCTAATGGTGGTTCGTTGTCTCATCACCATGGTGTAGGCAAACTCCGTTCCTGTTTCTATCCGAATGCTGTAGGAGAAGTAGGAGTGTCCCTTTACAGAGCAGCCAAAGCACACTTGGATCCGCATAACATATTTGCAGCTGGAAATTTGGATCCCAGGTGTGTATCAAAATTATAA
- the Hel89B gene encoding histone acetyltransferase 1, with protein sequence MTSRLDRLFILLETGTNAVTKRAAAQQLGEAQRLHPHDLHHLLARVSTLLKSPQWDTRVSAAQAVQAILAQVPAWDPQSIKKETCTSDGEAKRPSNKLNLEDFNMEKVLARSSHLTGSEGSEYDLIATDGEQMSLSNQEEKLIAAKLGLHPRLMGVDTSELFTAEDLTPVVLPPTSNAQNKVSVNETLKQPGGLSRREMNRARRKARQSVSKQRSREPDDHRSNEDHHNNSNAQSPINTGEPFNKKIKLEEVISSEIGVTCSAQNESTNSVPDSTGCWPDSVIDWPLESFAENLCQDLFSQKWEIRHGAATALRELVKLHGKGAGKSRDQTADQMEENHHQWIIDAALRLLCVLGLDRFGDFVSDQVVAPVRETCAQALGSLLLLVPNQKDDKNENKGIIGILSVMLKLLEHDEWEARHGALLALKYLLAVRDDLLDDILPRVFPAIMQGLSDPVDDVGAAAASALIPVASALPRLLKPSELEAIVIRLWELLREQDDLAAACNSFMGLLAAILSLPTARTCITPQPLSQVLPRLWPFLSHSSSSVRKATLQTLQTLTGEDGAHNENKRERWGDGGGLVLQEALRHVFQRVLIEHVTAIQDVAERVWDNLVVQSDLELLLHAACPLVSTWLCLAMQPEHVPFNPNLLMTISTLNKGIKNNQIIDICDGQSDTSNNGGNNTVTGNVKSVSELKVYIGGIETVAQSIRKSNVVQARCRASRMLGLLSHYVVQPAPGVTYTPDIPSPAICYAKVLLAHLNSRSALQRTVAGLTMSHWATINDMKPPAIPDILRDRLLGCLNECVYYDEIAASFTRLLHDSRDYIATLKHYKLPVPIETDASGVMTLDQIASLAGKPISELCAISNATGSGGPAGNISGNTSTVKLKPKLIESLEERRKALEVGAADTAAQQLSYNVMSMAALAGAATMLHCLPPTPQPLNPLVKPLMEAIKREENEELQKLAAKHLSYLVDLCVNRKPSPNAKISTNLCTFLCSDIEFTPRVNCNTDSDLFDGILTLSNRQKHAERVAYNRGANSGLGGGRGPGRPPTTEIPLEELLACEEPEAKAARTRRRGATFALTAIATLFGVQLPTRLPHLWELILPNILREEDKITGGKNSQEEVNQLIFALQVLEIMAPSLDKALLPPALECLSCLCKLLAHPYKAVRHMASRCIAVLATLDTEKVVVHITRSVIPLLEATGGEKVYSMTVTAPSEVDSIRQGAAEALTCLVENLGVNIVPYAVLFMVPLLGRMSDQNQAVRLACSATFATLVQLLPLDPGAIANLPDLVEKKAQERRFLEQLLNPRSIPDTELPIPVAAELRSYQRQGLNWLNFLNRYRLHGVLCDDMGLGKTLQTLCILALDHHRNPHAPPSLVVCPPTLTGHWVYEADKFFKTKDLSVLQYAGTPPEREKLRPKVTYHRLVVASYDIVRKDIEYFETRQWNYCVLDEGHVIKNGKTKSAKATKRLHANHRLILSGTPVQNDVLELWSLFDFLMPGFLGTEKQFAAKYSRPILACREPKAGPKEQEGGALAMEALHRQVLPFLLRRNKEDVLQDLPPKITQDYYCDLSPLQRTLYEDFRTRHSATLLSSTSCTSSASDPHGGHVFEALRYLRNVCNHPKLVLNPRHPLYQNICNTLKQQKSTLADIDHGAKLPALKQLLLDCGIGQPQQQQSRCNSVATGATQDNQPPQQQQLVSQHRALIFCQLKAMLDIVEKDLLRTHLPTVTYLRLDGSIPATQRHSVVARFNADPSIDVLLLTTQVGGLGLNLTGADTVIFVEHDWNPMKDLQAMDRAHRIGQKKVVNVYRLITRSTVEEKIMGLQKFKLLTANTVISTENASLETMATDQLLDLFSLENNKGKRSDTQEDAVSKISNVPGVSRSVLEILPELWEQQQYDDEYDFDSFLSTLKSDNQ encoded by the exons ATGACATCAAG GTTGGACAGACTATTCATATTATTGGAAACTGGAACAAATGCGGTCACTAAAAGGGCTGCGGCACAACAATTAGGAGAAGCACAAAGATTACATCCTCATGATCTACATCATTTGTTAGCAAGAGTCTCGACTCTCTTAAAATCCCCACAATGGGATACCAGAGTTTCAGCTGCACAAGCTGTGCAGGCTATACTTGCCCAAGTTCCTGCTTGGGATCCGcaatcaattaaaaaagaaacatgtaCAA gtGATGGGGAAGCGAAGAGACCcagtaataaattaaatttggaagATTTTAATATGGAAAAAGTCTTAGCTCGCAGTTCGCATCTTACTGGATCAGAAGGTAGTGAATACGATTTAATCGCTACCGATGGAGAGCAAATGTCACTTTCTaatcaagaagaaaaacttATCGCTGCTAAACTGGGTCTACATCCACGATTAATGGGAGTTGATACATCAGAGTTATTTACCGCTGAAGATCTGACCCCAGTAGTATTACCACCTACCTcgaatgcacagaataaagtatCTGTAAATGAAACGCTAAAACAACCAGGCGGACTTAGTAGACGTGAAATGAATAGAGCCAGACGTAAG GCACGACAGTCAGTTTCGAAACAACGTTCACGAGAACCAGATGATCATCGTAGCAACGAAGATCATCATAACAATTCAAATGCTCAATCTCCTATTAATACAGGAGAACCAttcaataagaaaataaaattagaggaAGTGATCTCATCAGAAATCGGTGTTACTTGCAGTGCACAGAATGAATCAACCAATAGTGTACCAGATAGTACTGGTTGCTGGCCAGATTCTGTAATAGACTGGCCATTAGAGTCATTTGCCGAAAACCTTTGTCAAGATTTATTTAGTCAAAAATGGGAAATACGTCATGGAGCTGCAACTGCTTTACGAGAACTTGTAAAACTTCATGGAAAAG GCGCTGGTAAATCAAGGGATCAGACAGCGGATCAGATGGAAGAAAATCATCATCAATGGATTATCGATGCTGCTTTACGATTATTATGCGTCTTGGGATTAGATAGATTTGGAGATTTTGTTTCTGATCAAGTCGTTGCACCCGTACGGGAAACATGTGCTCAGGCACTAGGTTCACTTTTGTTACTAGTGCCAAATCAAAAGgacgataaaaatgaaaataagggTATCATAGGAATACTGTCGGTTATGCTGAAGCTTTTAGAACACGACGAATGGGAAGCAAGGCACGGTGCATTACTTGCACTGAAATATTTACTTGCTGTACGAGATGATCTATTGGATGATATTCTACCAAGAGTATTTCCAGCCATCATGCAAGGTCTTTCCGATCCTGTCGATGATGTAGGTGCTGCTGCAGCTAGTGCGCTTATACCCGTGGCATCCGCTCTTCCACGTTTATTGAAACCATCCGAATTAGAGGCTATCGTAATTCGTCTTTGGGAGCTTCTACGCGAACAAGATGATCTAGCAGCAGCATGTAACAGTTTCATGGGATTGCTCGCTGCTATACTTTCATTACCTACAGCACGCACTTGTATTACACCTCAGCCATTATCCCAG GTTTTACCACGATTATGGCCATTCCTTAGTCATTCTAGTTCGAGCGTGCGAAAAGCTACACTGCAAACGTTACAAACATTGACCGGAGAAGACGGTGCTCATAACGAAAATAAAAGGGAACGATGGGGCGACGGTGGCGGATTGGTGTTACAGGAAGCTCTTCGGCACGTTTTTCAGCGCGTACTGATTGAACATGTAACTGCCATACAAGACGTAGCTGAACGTGTTTGGGATAATCTAGTCGTACAGAGCGATCTCGAACTACTATTGCACGCGGCTTGTCCTCTCGTTAGCACGTGGCTCTGCCTCGCTATGCAACCCGAACACGTGCCATTTAATCCGAACTTATTAATGACAATAAGTACTCTTAACAAGGggataaaaaataatcaaattatcgATATTTGCGACGGACAATCAGACACTAGTAACAACGGTGGTAACAATACTGTAACCGGAAACGTAAAGTCAGTGTCCGAATTGAAAGTTTATATAGGCGGTATCGAAACCGTAGCTCAAAGTATAAGGAAATCAAACGTGGTACAGGCTCGTTGTAGAGCTTCACGAATGTTAGGATTGTTATCGCATTACGTAGTACAACCAGCTCCAGGTGTTACTTACACACCGGATATACCTAGTCCTGCAATTTGTTACGCTAAAGTATTACTGGCACATCTTAACTCGCGATCAGCACTGCAACGGACCGTTGCAGGCTTAACGATGTCTCATTGGGCGACCATAAACGATATGAAACCACCTGCGATACCAGACATTCTAAG GGACAGACTATTGGGGTGTTTAAATGAATGCGTATATTATGACGAAATAGCTGCATCTTTTACTCGTCTCTTGCACGACAGCCGTGATTACATTGCTACTCTCAAGCATTATAAATTACCTGTTCCTATTGAAACAGATGCGTCAGGTGTAATGACGCTTGATCAAATTGCCAGCCTTGCTGGGAAACCAATTTCAGAGCTTTGTGCCATAAGTAATGCCACGGGTTCCGGAGGGCCGGCTGGAAACATTAGCGGCAATACCAGTACGGTTAAACTAAAGCCGAAATTGATTGAAAGTTTAGAAGAAAGACGAAAAGCGTTAGAAGTAGGCGCTGCTGACACAGCGGCGCAACAACTTTCTTACAATGTTATGTCGATGGCAGCATTAGCTGGTGCTGCTACCATGTTACATTGCCTACCCCCGACCCCGCAACCTCTTAATCCATTAGTGAAACCACTAATGGAGGCTATAAAGCGGGAAGAAAACGAAGAACTACAAAAGTTAGCTGCAAAGCATTTGTCATACCTAGTTGATCTTTGTGTAAATAGAAAACCTTCGCCTAACGCAAAG ATATCGACCAATTTATGTACATTCCTATGCTCGGATATTGAATTTACACCTCGTGTGAATTGTAATACGGACTCAGATCTATTTGATGGAATTCTTACTTTAAGCAACAGACAAAAACATGCTGAAAGAGTAGCTTATAATCGAGGAGCGAACAGTGGACTCGGCGGAGGAAGAGGACCTGGTCGGCCACCGACGACTGAAATTCCATTAGAGGAATTACTTGCTTGCGAAGAGCCTGAAGCCAAAGCTGCGAGAACACGTCGTCGTGGTGCCACTTTTGCACTTACCGCTATAG CTACTCTCTTTGGTGTACAATTACCTACACGTTTGCCACATCTTTGGGAACTAATATTACCAAATATATTACGGGAAGAAGATAAAATCACCGGCGGTAAAAATAGTCAAGAAGAAGTAAATCAGCTAATTTTTGCTTTACAAGTTCTAGAAATTATGGCTCCGAGCCTCGACAAAGCTTTACTACCTCCTGCCCTAGAATGTCTTTCTTGTTTGTGTAAATTGTTGGCCCATCCGTATAAAGCTGTTAGACATATGGCTTCACGATGTATCGCTGTATTAGCTACATTAGACACAGAAAAG GTAGTAGTACATATTACACGTAGCGTAATACCGTTATTAGAAGCTACCGGTGGAGAAAAAGTGTACTCGATGACTGTCACTGCGCCAAGTGAAGTAGATTCTATAAGACAAGGTGCAGCTGAAGCATTAACGTGTCTTGTAGAAAATTTAGGTGTTAATATTGTCCCCTATGCTGTATTGTTCATGGTACCTTTACTTGGACGTATGAGTGATCAGAATCAGGCTGTAAGATTAGCTTGCAGCGCAACATTTGCAACGCTTGTCCAACTTTTACCTCTTGATCCTGGTGCAATTGCTAATTTACCGGATCTGGT AGAGAAGAAGGCACAAGAACGGAGGTTTTTAGAACAGCTCCTAAACCCACGCAGTATTCCAGATACTGAATTACCAATTCCTGTAGCTGCGGAATTGCGTTCTTATCAGCGTCAAGGCTTAAACTGGTTAAATTTTTTGAACCGTTATCGACTCCACGGTGTTCTGTGTGACGATATGGGTCTTGGAAAAACCTTACAAACCTTATGTATATTAGCATTAGATCACCATCGCAATCCGCATGCTCCACCAAGTTTGGTAGTGTGCCCACCGACTCTGACTGGTCATTGGGTGTACGAAGCGgacaaatttttcaaaaccaAAGATCTTTCGGTATTACAATACGCCGGCACGCCACCCGAACGTGAAAAATTACGTCCAAAAGTTACTTATCACAGACTCGTTGTGGCAAGTTACGACATAGTACGTAAGGATATTGAATATTTCGAGACTCGTCAATGGAATTATTGCGTGCTCGATGAAGGTCACGTTATAAAAAATGGGAAAACGAAAAGCGCAAAAGCGACGAAACGATTACACGCCAATCATAGACTTATACTCTCAGGAACACCGGTGCAGAACGACGTACTTGAATTGTGGTCTCTGTTCGATTTTTTAATGCCTGGCTTTTTGGGCACCGAAAAACAATTTGCGGCCAAGTACTCGCGTCCTATCCTAGCTTGTAGAGAACCGAAAGCTGGGCCAAAAGAACAAGAAGGAGGGGCTCTGGCCATGGAAGCGCTTCATAGACAG GTTTTGCCATTTTTACTCAGGCGAAATAAAGAGGATGTCCTTCAAGATCTACCGCCTAAAATCACGCAAGACTACTATTGCGATTTGTCACCGTTACAACGAACACTCTACGAAGATTTTCGTACTCGACATTCTGCTACTCTCTTATCTTCTACGTCGTGTACTTCATCCGCGAGTGATCCTCACGGTGGCCACGTGTTCGAAGCATTGCGTTATCTACGTAACGTCTGTAATCATCCAAAATTAGTACTGAATCCACGACATCCGCTGTATCAAAAC ATATGCAATACATTGAAGCAGCAGAAGAGTACTTTGGCTGATATAGATCATGGAGCTAAATTACCTGCATTGAAGCAATTGTTGTTAGACTGTGGTATCGGGCAACCGCAACAGCAACAAAGCCGGTGTAATTCAGTGGCTACTGGCGCTACTCAAGATAATCAGCCACCGCAACAGCAACAATTAGTGAGCCAACACCGAGCATTGATCTTTTGTCAATTGAAAGCAATGTTGGATATCGTAGAGAAAGATCTGCTGCGTACACATTTACCAACAGTTACCTACCTACGGCTTGATGGAAGTATACCTGCAACGCAAAGGCATTCCGTGGTGGCACGTTTTAACGCTGATCCATCGATAGATGTGCTCTTGTTAACGACCCAAGTCGGTGGTCTTGGATTGAATCTGACCGGTGCAGATACTGTTATATTTGTGGAACACGATTGGAATCCCATGAAAGATCTTCAGGCGATGGATCGAGCGCATCGTATTGGACAGAAGAAAGTGGTTAACGTATATAGGTTAATCACAAGATCAACGGTGGAAGAGAAAATTATGGGACTTCAGAAATTCAAGCTTCTTACTGCAAATACTGTAATTTCTACTGAAAACGCATCTTTGGAAACGATGGCAACTGATCAg TTGTTAGATTTGTTTTCGTTGGAAAATAATAAAGGAAAAAGATCAGACACGCAAGAGGATGCCGTGTCTAAAATTAGCAATGTCCCAGGCGTGAGTCGTTCCGTTCTAGAAATTCTTCCTGAATTGTGGGAACAACAACAATACGACGACGAATACGACTTCGACTCATTTCTTTCCACTCTAAAGTCTGATAACCAGTGA
- the Agps gene encoding alkyldihydroxyacetonephosphate synthase isoform X1 — translation MSSNPKNGANENVENLNGPICVQSVVPKERQDLLKWNGWGYKDSEFRINEKNIIEFTGDRYPIGNKELPYFTQWVKDMFGVDLNKKQPSQPMPTNLPEPIISLELLEAIQELKIEYSTKGIDRLVRAHGHTLRDIYLLRHGSFKRVPDIVVWPKCHEDVVKIIKLCAHYGSVCIPFGGGTSVSGAASCPENERRTIILLDTSQMNRILWLDRENLIICCETGIIGQDLERQLRLQGLTSGHEPDSYEFSSLGGWVATRASGMKKNRYGNIEDLVVRVRMVTGRIDDPEITLERGTLVPRASCGPDFDHVILGSEGTLGVITEVVLKIRPIPKIVKYGSIVFPNFQTGVSALRQVAKDRCQPASIRLMDNEQFHFGQALKPEPGWGGLIVQGLKQAYITRIKRFKFDQMCVATLLFEGDTAADVAAQEKKVYNIAKRYNGVPAGESNGERGYVLTFVIAYIRDMGLNYYVLAESFETSVAWNRTVFLCRNVKSRVARECYARGVEHYFISCRITQTYDSGCCVYFYLAINYNKLSNPVEAYESIEHIARQEILANGGSLSHHHGVGKLRSCFYPNAVGEVGVSLYRAAKAHLDPHNIFAAGNLDPRCVSKL, via the exons ATGTCGAGTAATCCGAAAAATGGGGCTAATGAGAATGTGGAGAATTTAAACGGACCGATTTGTGTCCAGAGTGTTGTACCAAAAGAAAG GCAAGATTTATTGAAGTGGAATGGCTGGGGATACAAGGATTCAGAATTTCGTATAAAcgaaaaaaatatcatcgaatttACTGGCGACAG GTATCCCATTGGAAATAAGGAACTTCCATATTTCACACAATGGGTCAAAGACATGTTTGGCGTAGACCTGAACAAAAAGCAACCATCTCAACCGATGCCAACGAACTTACCGGAACCAATTATTTCATTGGAATTATTGGAAGCGATTCAAGAGTTAAAAATCGAATATTCCACGAAAGGTATCGATCGATTAGTTAGAGCACACGGACACACGCTTCGCGATATTTATCTTCTGAGACATGGGTCGTTCAAGAGGGTACCGGACATCGTTGTATGGCCAA AATGCCACGAGGACGTCgttaaaataatcaaattatgcGCTCACTACGGATCAGTTTGTATCCCGTTCGGCGGTGGAACAAGCGTCAGTGGTGCAGCCTCTTGTCCAGAAAATGAACGAAGAACGATAATATTACTGGACACATCGCAGATGAACAGGATATTATGGTTAGACAGGGAGAATCTAATCATCTGCTGCGAGACTGGTATTATCGGTCAGGATCTCGAAAGGCAACTCCGACTGCAAGGTCTGACTTCCGGTCACGAACCTGATTCTTACGAATTTTCTAG TTTAGGTGGATGGGTTGCCACAAGGGCAAGTGGCATGAAGAAGAATCGATATGGAAACATTGAAGACTTAGTCGTACGAGTAAGAATGGTTACCGGTAGGATAGATGACCCGGAAATAACGTTGGAAAGGGGCACATTGGTTCCACGAGCTTCTTGTGGTCCTGATTTCGATCACGTGATACTTGGTAGCGAAGGTACACTGGGTGTCATCACAGAAGTTGTATTGAAGATTAGGCCAATACCAAAAATAGTCAAATACGGTAGCATAGTTTTCCCAAATTTTCAAACTGGCGTGTCAGCATTGCGACAG GTAGCCAAGGATCGATGCCAGCCCGCTAGTATACGTTTAATGGACAATGAACAGTTCCACTTTGGTCAGGCCTTGAAACCAGAACCTGGCTGGGGTGGTTTAATTGTACAAGGGTTGAAACAAGCCTACATCACAAGGATAAAACGTTTTAAATTCGATCAAATGTGCGTTGCTACGCTTCTTTTCGAAGGTGACACAGCTGCGGACGTGGCGGCGCAAGAAAAGAAAGTTTACAATATTGCCAAGCGGTACAATGGTGTTCCAGCGGGAGAATCAAACGGTGAACGAGGATACGTTTTAACGTTTGTTATAGCTTACATTCGAGACATGGGATTGAATTATTACGTTTTGGCCGAGTCTTTCGAGACCTCCGTCGCTTGGAACCGTACGGTTTTCCTGTGTAGGAATGTGAAATCACGTGTGGCTAGAGAGTGTTACGCGCGTGGTGTGGAACATTACTTCATATCTTGTCGTATCACGCAAACGTACGACTCTGGTTGTTGTGTTTACTTCTACCTGGCAATCAATTACAACAAACTATCGAATCCGGTTGAAGCATACGAAAGTATCGAACACATTGCGCGTCAAGAGATTCTCGCTAATGGTGGTTCGTTGTCTCATCACCATGGTGTAGGCAAACTCCGTTCCTGTTTCTATCCGAATGCTGTAGGAGAAGTAGGAGTGTCCCTTTACAGAGCAGCCAAAGCACACTTGGATCCGCATAACATATTTGCAGCTGGAAATTTGGATCCCAGGTGTGTATCAAAATTATAA